One stretch of Ananas comosus cultivar F153 linkage group 6, ASM154086v1, whole genome shotgun sequence DNA includes these proteins:
- the LOC109711737 gene encoding aldehyde dehydrogenase family 2 member B7, mitochondrial-like: MAAARRAASSLLFRCLYASPRFHGGRANALSSGILQRFSTAAATEEPITPPVQVNYTQLLINGQFVDSASGRTFPTLDPRTGEVIAHVAEGDVEDINRAVVAARKAFDEGPWPKMTAYERSRILYKFADLIEKHNDELAALETWDNGKPYEQAALAEVPMLARLMRYYAGWADKIHGLIVPADGPHHVQVLHEPIGVAGQIIPWNFPLLMYAWKVGPALACGNTIVLKTAEQTPLSALYVSKLLHEAGLPDGVLNVISGFGPTAGAALASHMDVDKLAFTGSTNTGKIVLELAARSNLKPVTLELGGKSPFIVMDDADVDQAVELAHFALFFNQGQCCCAGSRTFVHEKVYDEFVEKAKARALKRVVGDPFKKGVEQGPQIDDEQFSKVLRYIKSGIDSGATLVAGGDRFGSKGYYIQPTIFSDVQDEMTIAQEEIFGPVQSILKFKDINEVIKRANASRYGLAAGVFTNNLDTANTLARALRVGSLWINCFDVFDAAIPFGGYKMSGQGREKGIDSLKNYLQVKAVITPLKNPAWL, from the exons ATGGCGGCGGCTAGAAGAGCGGCTTCTTCTCTCCTCTTTCGTTGTCTCTACGCATCTCCACGCTTCCATGGAG GTAGAGCAAATGCCCTGTCTTCGGGGATTCTCCAAAGGTTTAGCACCGCAGCCGCAACCGAAGAACCGATCACACCGCCTGTTCAAGTCAATTACACCCAACTCCTGATTAATGGACAATTTGTGGACTCGGCATctg GTAGAACATTCCCAACCTTGGACCCTCGCACTGGGGAGGTCATTGCCCATGTTGCCGAGGGAGATGTCGAAGATATCAATCGTGCCGTCGTTGCCGCTCGCAAGGCATTTGATGAAGGGCCTTGGCCAAAGATGACAGCTTAT GAAAGATCCCGCATTCTCTACAAGTTTGCGGATTTGATTGAGAAACACAACGATGAGCTTGCTGCTCTTGAGACTTGGGATAATGGGAAGCCATATGAACAGGCTGCATTAGCTGAAGTTCCAATGTTAGCCCGTCTGATGCGCTACTATGCTG GTTGGGCGGATAAGATACATGGCCTCATTGTGCCGGCCGACGGCCCGCATCATGTGCAAGTCTTGCATGAGCCAATCGGTGTTGCGGGTCAAATCATCCCATGGAACTTCCCGCTTCTTATGTATGCTTGGAAAGTTGGGCCGGCACTGGCTTGCGGAAACACCATTGTACTTAAGACGGCTGAACAAACTCCTTTATCGGCTTTATACGTGTCAAAGCTGTTGCATGAG GCTGGTCTACCCGATGGTGTTTTGAATGTGATCTCTGGTTTTGGTCCCACTGCTGGTGCTGCTCTTGCTAGCCACATGGATGTGGACAAG CTTGCTTTTACTGGATCGACCAATACCGGTAAGATCGTTCTTGAATTGGCTGCAAGAAGCAATCTTAAGCCAGTGACTCTTGAGCTCGGAGGGAAGTCTCCTTTCATCGTAATGGACGATGCTGATGTCGACCAGGCCGTAGAGCTCGCTCATTTTGCACTATTCTTTAATCAG GGACAATGCTGCTGTGCTGGGTCTCGCACATTTGTACATGAAAAAGTGTATGACGAGTTTGTAGAGAAAGCGAAAGCGCGTGCTTTGAAGCGTGTTGTCGGCGATCCTTTCAAGAAAGGAGTTGAACAAGGCCCTCAG ATTGATGATGAGCAGTTCTCCAAAGTTCTGCGCTACATAAAGTCGGGCATCGACTCGGGGGCTACCCTTGTAGCTGGCGGAGATAGATTCGGCAGCAAAGGATATTACATCCAGCCGACCATATTCTCGGATGTGCAG GATGAAATGACCATAGCTCAAGAGGAGATATTCGGCCCAGTTCAATCTATCCTCAAGTTCAA GGATATTAACGAAGTCATCAAGAGGGCAAATGCCAGCAGGTACGGGTTGGCGGCCGGGGTCTTCACCAACAACCTCGACACCGCCAACACGCTGGCTCGTGCTCTGAGAGTCGGGTCCTTGTGGATCAACTGCTTCGACGTCTTCGATGCGGCGATCCCCTTCGGCGGCTACAAGATGAGCGGGCAGGGCAGGGAGAAGGGCATCGACAGCCTGAAGAACTACTTGCAGGTCAAGGCAGTCATTACGCCGTTGAAAAACCCGGCCTGGCTGTAA
- the LOC109711442 gene encoding LOW QUALITY PROTEIN: UDP-glycosyltransferase 90A1-like (The sequence of the model RefSeq protein was modified relative to this genomic sequence to represent the inferred CDS: inserted 3 bases in 2 codons): MMSSSAPSCASDDALPIPRVAIFPFVSKGHTIPLVHLARLLHRRRLLLLLLLLLHRCTTTTSLPFPPTTAXSPTSRPRPGAXESADQFASASLFLPFVRAASLLRPAFSESLRRPTPPSLLVADAFLFWAHAAAAELGVPSVVFNGMGAFASAVSLAVTVHKPHAGVASRLEPFPVHPFPGLRLTRADLAPPFDDPDPKGPLWDFIVEVRAATRTCRGTLVNTFYELEPLYVDRWTRDLGVRAWCVGPLCLARDAGPGPDRSPVMDWLDSRLAAGRPVLYVAFGSQARLPSAQAEQLAAGLDRSGLDFLWAVRPGEPELPQVGERGRVVGEWVDQVQILAHGSVRGFVTHCGWNSVLESLSCGVPMLTWPMMAEQCLNAKFVVEELRAERRRRRDVGGGGXDVERMAKELILGETGKQAAARAEELKAMARQAMESGSGSSWTALATMIHDVCGSTEIQK, from the exons ATGATGAGTTCTTCGGCGCCCTCATGCGCTTCCGATGATGCGCTCCCGATCCCCCGCGTAGCGATATTCCCGTTCGTGTCGAAAGGCCACACCATCCCCCTCGTCCACCTCGCgcgcctcctccaccgccgccgcctcctcctcctcctcctcctcctcctccaccgctgCACCACCACGACCTCTTTGCCATTCCCCCCCACCACCGCGCNCTCCCCAACGTCCCGGCCGCGGCCGGGGG TCGAGAGCGCCGACCAATTCGCCTCCGCGTCCCTCTTCCTCCCCTTCGTCCGCGCCGCGTCCCTCCTCCGCCCCGCCTTCTCCGAATCCCTCCGCCGCCCCACTCCCCCGTCCCTCCTCGTCGCCGACGCCTTCCTCTTCTGGgcccacgccgccgccgccgagctcgGCGTCCCCAGCGTCGTCTTCAACGGCATGGGCGCCTTCGCCTCCGCCGTGAGCCTCGCCGTCACCGTCCACAAGCCCCACGCCGGCGTCGCCTCCCGGCTCGAGCCGTTCCCGGTTCACCCCTTCCCGGGTCTCCGGCTCACGAGGGCCGACCTCGCCCCGCCGTTCGACGACCCGGACCCGAAGGGCCCCCTCTGGGACTTCATCGTGGAGGTAAGGGCCGCCACGCGGACCTGCCGCGGCACCCTGGTCAACACCTTCTACGAGCTGGAGCCGCTCTACGTGGACCGCTGGACCCGCGACCTCGGGGTCCGGGCCTGGTGCGTCGGACCCCTCTGCCTGGCCCGCGACGCCGGCCCCGGTCCGGACCGGTCCCCCGTGATGGACTGGCTCGACTCCCGGCTCGCCGCGGGCCGGCCGGTCCTGTACGTGGCGTTCGGGTCCCAGGCGCGGCTGCCGTCTGCCCAGGCGGAGCAGCTCGCGGCCGGGCTGGACCGGTCCGGGCTGGACTTCCTCTGGGCGGTCCGGCCCGGCGAACCCGAGTTGCCGCAGGTCGGGGAGCGGGGGCGGGTGGTCGGGGAGTGGGTGGACCAGGTGCAGATCCTGGCGCACGGGAGCGTGCGGGGGTTCGTGACGCACTGCGGGTGGAACTCAGTGCTGGAGAGCCTGAGCTGCGGGGTGCCCATGCTGACGTGGCCGATGATGGCGGAGCAGTGCCTCAACGCCAAGTTCGTCGTGGAAGAGCTGCGCGCCGAGCGGCGCCGCAGACGAGACgtcggtggcggcgg ggacgtCGAGAGGATGGCGAAGGAGCTGATTCTGGGGGAGACGGGGAAGCAGGCGGCGGCCAGGGCGGAGGAGCTGAAGGCCATGGCCAGGCAGGCAATGGAGAGCGGCAGCGGGTCGTCGTGGACGGCGCTGGCGACAATGATTCACGACGTTTGTGGGAGTACTGAGATCCAGAAATAA
- the LOC109711438 gene encoding U-box domain-containing protein 19-like has translation MTHLSARRILDLPAIGPCDSISLPTLLRALIRVSGAIIARRSDAFPIHRRIILETIREVGVLQEFFEDVAERGTALPASATVGLSELYIALHKIQNLISDCARRGARLWILARSDRVSSEFRLLIRSISVALDVLPLDAIDAAPEMKELIFLLSAQARKVGVEVDPADDSAARTVRFVLDQFKSGAAPDPADLSRVLKRLDVSTWSECDEEVSFLEEEMFSCLQEESNEVAIFGTLMSFMVYCRVVLFITIDGEGVGRDERARRAFDTSSLNPQTLVCPISLEIMKDPVTISTGHTYDRVAIKKWIKSGSCTCPITGEKLTNVDFVPNSSLRRVIEQFYSNKGVEISESNTKHTWNIEKTATPFSSAAAGATKMAVAFLIEKLAKGGEEEEKRKAVYEIRKLSKFNLFNRACLVEADAVPWLLYLLSSSSSSDASTQLNIVSALLNLSKHPNGRKAVFEAGGVDLIIDIMRVGLKVEAQNNAAAILFYLSSADEYRKEIGEIRRAIPALLELLQEGSYRGKKNAITCLFGLLQYPGNHRKIVAAGAIPVLTNLLSSDHVDLANDSVQVLEKIAERDEGTDAIIGSAGIAKIAEILSSTSSRSGKEHCVSLLLHLCSNGGDKVVSVIEKIPPLISSLYSIVTEGSPQAGRKARLILNRIHRRSTIS, from the coding sequence atgACGCATTTATCGGCACGCCGGATTCTTGATCTTCCGGCGATCGGCCCCTGCGACTCGATCTCGCTGCCCACGCTTCTCCGCGCACTAATCCGTGTATCCGGAGCGATCATCGCCCGCCGATCGGACGCATTTCCAATCCACCGCCGCATAATTCTCGAGACAATTCGCGAGGTCGGCGTGCTTCAGGAGTTCTTCGAGGATGTGGCGGAGCGCGGAACCGCACTTCCGGCTTCCGCCACGGTGGGCTTATCGGAGCTTTACATCGCGCTCCACAAGATCCAAAACCTCATCTCCGACTGCGCCCGGCGGGGGGCGCGCCTGTGGATACTTGCGCGGTCCGACCGGGTCTCGTCGGAGTTCCGGCTGCTGATCAGGTCCATTTCGGTAGCTCTCGACGTGCTTCCCTTAGACGCCATCGACGCGGCTCCGGAGATGAAGGAGCTAATCTTTCTTTTATCGGCGCAAGCGCGCAAAGTCGGCGTCGAAGTCGATCCTGCGGACGACTCCGCAGCTCGGACAGTTCGGTTCGTGCTGGACCAGTTTAAAAGTGGGGCCGCGCCCGACCCGGCCGATCTGAGCCGGGTGCTGAAGCGATTGGACGTAAGCACATGGTCGGAGTGCGACGAGGAGGTGTCGTTCTTAGAAGAGGAGATGTTCTCATGCTTACAAGAGGAAAGCAATGAAGTTGCTATTTTCGGTACGTTGATGTCGTTCATGGTCTATTGCCGCGTAGTTCTCTTTATTACCATCGACGGTGAAGGAGTTGGCCGTGACGAACGTGCGCGCCGAGCGTTCGATACCAGTTCGCTTAATCCACAAACACTGGTATGCCCAATTTCTCTTGAGATCATGAAAGATCCTGTAACGATCTCCACTGGTCACACCTACGATCGTGTGGCGATTAAGAAATGGATCAAATCCGGTAGCTGCACGTGCCCGATAACGGGGGAGAAGCTCACTAATGTCGACTTCGTCCCGAACTCGTCTCTCCGACGTGTTATCGAGCAATTCTATAGCAACAAGGGCGTCGAAATCTCCGAGTCAAACACGAAGCATACCTGGAATATAGAAAAGACCGCCACGCCGTTTAGTTCGGCTGCGGCCGGAGCGACTAAAATGGCGGTGGCTTTTCTTATCGAGAAGCTTGCAAAAGGAggtgaagaggaggagaagagaaaggCGGTTTACGAGATTCGGAAGCTATCTAAGTTCAATCTATTCAACAGAGCTTGTTTGGTCGAAGCCGATGCGGTTCCGTGGCTTCTTTAccttctctcctcctcctcctcctccgatgcTTCGACCCAACTCAATATCGTTTCCGCATTGTTGAATCTTTCGAAGCACCCTAATGGTCGAAAGGCGGTCTTCGAGGCCGGTGGTGTCGATCTTATAATAGATATTATGCGGGTCGGGCTAAAAGTCGAGGCGCAGAATAATGCGGCGGCGATTCTTTTCTATCTTTCTTCGGCCGACGAGTATCGGAAAGAGATAGGAGAGATTAGAAGGGCTATTCCAGCACTGCTGGAGCTGCTACAAGAAGGCTCTTACCGCGGTAAGAAGAATGCCATCACTTGTCTCTTTGGATTACTCCAATATCCGGGAAATCATCGTAAGATCGTAGCGGCCGGAGCTATTCCCGTTCTTACAAATCTCCTTTCGAGCGATCACGTTGATCTTGCGAATGATTCCGTCCAAGTCCTCGAAAAGATTGCCGAGAGGGATGAAGGAACGGATGCTATCATCGGGTCTGCGGGCATTGCTAAGATTGCGGAGATCCTAAGCTCGACGAGCTCTCGGTCGGGGAAGGAGCATTGTGTATCGCTTCTGCTGCATTTGTGCAGCAACGGCGGAGACAAGGTTGTTAGTGTTATCGAGAAGATACCGCCGCTCATATCGTCATTGTATTCGATCGTAACGGAGGGATCCCCTCAGGCCGGCAGGAAGGCCAGGTTGATTCTCAACCGCATCCACCGCCGGTCCACGATTTCGTGA